The DNA window TTGGTGGGTGGTGCCGTTTTGCACGCCGACTCTTTTGCCCTTCAGCGCGGCGACATCGGCCACTTTGCCTTTTTCAGTAATAAACAGCGCGGAGTTATCGTAGTAAGGCTGGGTGAACAGCACCTGTTTTTCGCGTTCGGGAGTGATGTCCATGCCGGCCATCACGGCATCGAAGCGTTTGAACTTCAGGCTGGGGATCAGGCTGTCGAATGCCTGGTTGGTGAAGGTGCATTCGGCCTGGATTTCTTTGCACAAGGCATTGGCCAAATCGACGTCAAAACCCTGGATCTGGTTGTCCGCGTTAACGAATTCAAACGGCGGGTAAGAGGCTTCCGTCGCGAAGCGGATGGTTTCAGCGGCGGCGGCGGAAACGCTGATGCCGGCTAAGACGGCGGCGATAAACAATTTTTTCATTAAAAATCCCCTAAGCCTAGTGTGATAAATAGTTGGCGAACTCGGCCGTTTGCGGCTGGGCGAAATGCTGGGCATCGCCCTGTTCCACTACCCGGCCATTTTCCAGGTAGGCTACGCGGCTGGCGGTTTTGCGCGCCACTTCCACTTCATGAGTCACGATGACCTGGGTAATCCCGGTGCTGGATAACTCACGAATGATACTGACGATCTGCG is part of the Gibbsiella quercinecans genome and encodes:
- the artJ gene encoding arginine ABC transporter substrate-binding protein codes for the protein MKKLFIAAVLAGISVSAAAAETIRFATEASYPPFEFVNADNQIQGFDVDLANALCKEIQAECTFTNQAFDSLIPSLKFKRFDAVMAGMDITPEREKQVLFTQPYYDNSALFITEKGKVADVAALKGKRVGVQNGTTHQKYLADKHPEITTVPYDSYQNAILDLKNGRINAVFGDSAVVNEWLKQNDTLAVVGEKVTDKDYFGTGLGIAVRQGNTALQGKFNAALDKIKQDGTYETIYKKWFQQ